Genomic DNA from Hymenobacter jejuensis:
AGAGGCTTTTTTTGTTAACTATTTGATTAGCAAGAACTTAACCGTTACGCTTATTCAATTCATCCCGAATCTTGGCGGCTTTCTCGTAATCTTCTTTTTCGAGGGCCTGGGCCAACATTTTAGTCAGCTCATCCAGAGAAACCTGGCCGCTGGGCTCGCGGGGTGTTGGCGCGGGCGAGCTACCACCGTCGGTATCGTCGTCCTCGTCCTCATCGTCGTCGGCATCTTCATCGGTGTTCTCGTCGAGATCACTCAAGATGATACCAGCTTCGCTCAGCACGCTTTCCACTGTATAAATCGGGACCCCAAACCGCAGGCCAATGGCAATCGCGTCGGAAGGCCGGGCATCCAGCTCGAAAGTAGTAGCCCCGTCGGAGCACACGATTTTAGAATAGAAGACGCCTTCTTTCAAATCCGAAATCAGTACCTCCAGAATAGCTACGTGCACGTGCTCGGCAAACGACTTAAACAAATCGTGGGTGAGCGGACGGTTTGGGTTGATCTTTTCGATTTGGATGGCAATGCTTTGCGCCTCAAACATGCCAATAATGATAGGCAAGCGCCGGTTGCCGGTTTTTTCGCCCAAAATCAGGGCAAACGAACCGGATTGCGACTGGCTGGAAGAAAGGCCAAGAATTTCGAGCTGGATTTTTTTCAAGGGTCTTGGGGACTTCGGGTCTCTAGGATTGGGTTGCGACCTTATTACGTGCAAATAAAGCAAAGCTTTATGTTCGTAACAGGTCGGAAGAAAAAAAGACTTGGCAGGTTAGGGTCAGTTTCCGGCGAAACCCGGTTTCTACCTCCTCAAGCCTTACTTTCTACCCTAATTCCTTAACAGCTTGGGTTAGTTTCGGAAGTACGTCGAACACGTCGCCCACAATGCCGTAATCCGCTGCCTTAAAGAAAGGAGCTTCCGGGTCTTTGTTGATTACGACAATTACTTTCGACGAGTTGACACCTGCCAAGTGCTGAATTGCGCCCGAGATGCCGCACGCAATGTACAGATTCGGCGACACCGTAATGCCGGTCTGGCCTACGTGCTCGTGGTGAGGGCGCCAATCGACGTCGGAAACGGGCTTCGAGCAGGCAGTAGCCGCGCCCAAAGCTTTGGCCAAATCCTCGATCAGGTTCCAGTTTTCGGGGCCTTTCATGCCGCGTCCGCCGGATACTACTTTATCGGCTTCGGGCAACAGAATGCCACCGGCCTGGTCCTGCATTACCACTTGCTTAGGAGCATCGGCGAAGTCAGCGTCGCTGAGCTGGGCCGAAAACGATTCCACCGGCGCCGTTTGGCCGGCATTGTGCAGGGCCTCGATCGAGTTCTTCTTAACGGCAATGATCTTACGATCGCCGGACAGCACTACGTCGGCGAACGCCTTGCCGGAGTACGCACCGCGCTTTACCGTGAATTTGCCACCATCGGTCTTGGGCAGCTCTACCACGTTGGTGGCCAAGCTAGCCTTCAGCCGCACCGACAGGCGCGAGCCAACCGAAGCACCAATGTTGGAGTTAGCCAGCACAATTACCTGAGCCTGCTCCTTCTCGGCGGCCGCCGCGATGAGCTTGGTGTAGGCACCGTTTACAAAATCTTTCAAACGGGGCTCGGCATCGTATAATACTTTGCTGATGCCTTGCTCGCCTAAATGCGCGAGGTTGGCTTCGGTAGCCTCTCCTACTGCCACCGCCGTAGCGGTTGTGCCAAGCATTTGGGCCACTTGGCTTCCGTAAGAAGCCACTTCCAGCGAAGATTTTTTTACTTCGCCGTTATCACATTCAACTACTACTAGAACGGACATTCTTTGGAATTTAAAAGGGTAGCTGCCACGCGTCGAATCTATATAAGTAACTGACAATCAGAATCTTAGTATTCAACACGCAACATTTCTTAGATCACTTTCGCTTCGTTGCGCAGGAGCTTGATCAGCTCGCCGGCGTTTTCAGCGGGGATGAGCTTTACGCCTTGCTTTTTGGGCGGCAGGGCGTATTCGGCTACTTCGGTGCGGGCGGGTTCGCCTACGGCTTCTACCACCTTCAGGGGCTTGGTCCGGGCGGTCATGATGCCGCGCATGTTAGGAATGCGAGGCTCGCACATCGGCTGCTGGCACGAGGCCACGAAAGGCGTTTGCACTTCCACGATCTCTTTGCCACCTTCAATTTCGCGCTCCAGCGTAGCAGTGGTGCCGTTCATATCCAGCTTCATGGCCGGCGCTACGGTCGGGATGCCCAGCATCTCGCCTACCATGCCGTGCACCTGAAAGCCGTTGTAGTCGATGCTTTCTTTGCCCATCAGGATGACGTCATAGCCACCGTCTTTTGCAGCGTTTGCAATCTGTTCTGCCACAAAAAATGCATCCTTCGGGAAAGCATTTACCCGAATAGCGTCATCGGCGCCAATGGCCAAGGCTTTGCGGATGTTGGGCTCCGTGTCGGCTTCGCCCACGTTGAGCACCGTAACCGTTCCGCCACCCTGCTGCTCTTTCAGCTCGATGGCGCGGGTGAGGGCATATTCGTCCCAAGGGTTAATTACAAACTGAACTCCAGCCTTGTTAAACTCCTTGTTATCGGGCGTAAAGGTGATTTTGGTAGTCGTGTCGGGGACGTTGCTGATGCAAACAAGAAACTTCATCTAGGCTGCTTAATTGGACAGATAATACGGGAAAGCCCCTAATTTGGGGGCGAAGATACAGAAAACTCCCACCCTATGGAAACCGCACCCAGCCGTCTGCAACAACTCCTTGCCTTCTACGCCGACGATCCAAACGATGCCTTTACGATCTATGCATTGGCTACGGAATACCGCGCTACGGAGCCAGAAAAAGCGATGGAATTTTACC
This window encodes:
- a CDS encoding electron transfer flavoprotein subunit beta/FixA family protein: MKFLVCISNVPDTTTKITFTPDNKEFNKAGVQFVINPWDEYALTRAIELKEQQGGGTVTVLNVGEADTEPNIRKALAIGADDAIRVNAFPKDAFFVAEQIANAAKDGGYDVILMGKESIDYNGFQVHGMVGEMLGIPTVAPAMKLDMNGTTATLEREIEGGKEIVEVQTPFVASCQQPMCEPRIPNMRGIMTARTKPLKVVEAVGEPARTEVAEYALPPKKQGVKLIPAENAGELIKLLRNEAKVI
- a CDS encoding bifunctional nuclease family protein; translation: MKKIQLEILGLSSSQSQSGSFALILGEKTGNRRLPIIIGMFEAQSIAIQIEKINPNRPLTHDLFKSFAEHVHVAILEVLISDLKEGVFYSKIVCSDGATTFELDARPSDAIAIGLRFGVPIYTVESVLSEAGIILSDLDENTDEDADDDEDEDDDTDGGSSPAPTPREPSGQVSLDELTKMLAQALEKEDYEKAAKIRDELNKRNG
- a CDS encoding electron transfer flavoprotein subunit alpha/FixB family protein — protein: MSVLVVVECDNGEVKKSSLEVASYGSQVAQMLGTTATAVAVGEATEANLAHLGEQGISKVLYDAEPRLKDFVNGAYTKLIAAAAEKEQAQVIVLANSNIGASVGSRLSVRLKASLATNVVELPKTDGGKFTVKRGAYSGKAFADVVLSGDRKIIAVKKNSIEALHNAGQTAPVESFSAQLSDADFADAPKQVVMQDQAGGILLPEADKVVSGGRGMKGPENWNLIEDLAKALGAATACSKPVSDVDWRPHHEHVGQTGITVSPNLYIACGISGAIQHLAGVNSSKVIVVINKDPEAPFFKAADYGIVGDVFDVLPKLTQAVKELG